Within Hydrogenophaga sp. PAMC20947, the genomic segment ATTTACCTTCCAGGAGTTTCATCATGGTTTCAGCGTGCTCCGTTGGTGAATAGGCCTTGTGGGCGCAGCGAAAGAATCACCACCAGCAACGCGAACGACATGATGTCTTTGTAGTCGGTGGAGATGTAATAGGCACCAAACGATTCGGCAAAACCGATGATCAGCCCGCCAACAATGGCACCGGGCACGCTGCCCATGCCGCCCAGAATGATGATCACAAAAGCCTTGGTGATCACCAGGTGGCCCATGGCCGGGTAGACGAGGTTGATGGGCGCATACAGCGTGGCAGCCACGGCCGCCAACGCGCCCGAGATACCGAAGGTGAGCATGGCAACCCGGTTGGCATCAATGCCCACCAGCGAGGCACCATCGCGGCTTTGCGCCATGGCCACGATGGTGGAGCCCGCCACGGTGCGGGTGAGGAACAGCTGCAAGACCGCCATCAGCGTGAACGCCCCGGCGATGATCATCAGGCGCTGCACCGGCGCGGTGACGCCGGCAATTTCGACAATGCCGCTGAAGGGCGTGGGCATGCGCAGGAAGTCGGCGCCCCACAGCGCTTGCGCACCGGCTTCAAGGAACAGCAGCAGACCAATGGCCGCGATCATCGGGTGAAGACCCGTGTGGTTGCCCAGGGGGCGGAACACCAGCCGCTCGGACAGGGCCCCGATCACGGCCACCACCCCAGCCGACCCGATCATGGCGATCCAGTAGTTCACTTCCCAGCCCGTCATGAGCTTGAGCGCCACAAAAGCGCCCACCATGTAGAAGGCCCCATGGGCAAAATTGGGCACGTGCAAGATGCCGTAGACCAGGGTCAGCCCCAGTGCAACCAGGCTGTAAATGCCGCCCAGCGTCAGGCCGTTGAGCACCTGTTGAAGAAAAATGTCCACTGTGATTGCGCCTCTGGATGGGTTGCAAAAAGAGCCTGTGCCCCACCAAGCAAATCGCTTGATTTCGAGACTATAGACTGCACAGTGGAATCCACAACAACGGGTTAACCCTCAAGTTGATTCCTTCGGGACACCGAAGCAATACCCCTGTTGACAACCTCAGTTACCTTGCGGTTTGGATAAGAATCACCCCACTGAAACCGGCTCACGGTTCACATGGCACCCATGATTCAGGCGCATCGGGTACTGCTGTGCAAAACAGCAGATTGATGGGTTGACGCAGCGGGCGAGCCCGTTTTCGCCAACAGGCTGCGCGAAAACGGCGGCGCCGCTCCACCTCGGGCGGGTGTTTTGATGGGTGGCAACGTGAGGGTCCCCCGTTCGTCCGTCCGTCAAACGGATCGACCCGCGCGAACAGGTCAGTTGTCGCTGCCGCAGTTGCCGCAGTTACCGCAGGCAGGTCCTTTGCCCTTGGCCGAGCGCCAATACTTGCGCACCACAAAGGCCAACGCCAGCCCGACCAAGGCCAGCACGGCCACCAGATCAAAGTTCATTTCAGAAACCTCCCAGATTCAATGCGAGTCGGTAAGTCACCCACGACGCCGCGTAGGCCAAGCCAAA encodes:
- a CDS encoding branched-chain amino acid ABC transporter permease, with the protein product MDIFLQQVLNGLTLGGIYSLVALGLTLVYGILHVPNFAHGAFYMVGAFVALKLMTGWEVNYWIAMIGSAGVVAVIGALSERLVFRPLGNHTGLHPMIAAIGLLLFLEAGAQALWGADFLRMPTPFSGIVEIAGVTAPVQRLMIIAGAFTLMAVLQLFLTRTVAGSTIVAMAQSRDGASLVGIDANRVAMLTFGISGALAAVAATLYAPINLVYPAMGHLVITKAFVIIILGGMGSVPGAIVGGLIIGFAESFGAYYISTDYKDIMSFALLVVILSLRPQGLFTNGAR
- a CDS encoding FeoB-associated Cys-rich membrane protein — protein: MNFDLVAVLALVGLALAFVVRKYWRSAKGKGPACGNCGNCGSDN